The nucleotide window GTGGTGCCCGGCTTCGGTTTCGGGAAATTGCGGCTGGCGGCGCCGTGCAGGGTTGTCTGGGTAGAGGAAGGCACCACACGTGCCGGGTTTGGCTACGGTACATTGCCCGGCCATCCGGAAACGGGAGAAGAGAGTTTCGTGGCGGTGCTCGACCCGGACGGCCAGGTGTATTTCGAGTTGTTCGCCTTCAGCCGGCACTCTAACTGGTTCTACAAGCTCGGCGGAGCGGTTGCCTCGGCCTGCCAGCGATTGGTCACCGGCCGGTATCTGGCAGCGGCACGAAAACTGGCTTCCGGCATGTCGAAGGATGCGTGAAAGGATGAAAGGACAGTTCTGATCGGAGCCGTGGCCGGCTTCGCCCAACAGGAAGGCAACAATCCGTGATCTTTATTGTGGTCAAGTTCAAGGTCAAGCCCGAGTTTGCAGACCAGTGGCCGGAGCTCGTCCGGGAGTTCACTGAAGCTACGCGGGCGGAGCCGGGCAATCTGTGGTTCGACTGGTCCCGTAGCGTAGACGATGCCAACGAGTACGTCCTGGTGGAAGCTTTCCAGGATGACGCAGCCGGCACGCACGTCAA belongs to Arthrobacter crystallopoietes and includes:
- a CDS encoding DUF1990 family protein, coding for MTMKDDRFDVDAELTYPEHGWTQSSRAPGGYRIARHRVAVGAGQDAFNRLAEGILGWELHRLAGLSVRAEAPRAAADVQVVPGFGFGKLRLAAPCRVVWVEEGTTRAGFGYGTLPGHPETGEESFVAVLDPDGQVYFELFAFSRHSNWFYKLGGAVASACQRLVTGRYLAAARKLASGMSKDA
- a CDS encoding putative quinol monooxygenase, with translation MIFIVVKFKVKPEFADQWPELVREFTEATRAEPGNLWFDWSRSVDDANEYVLVEAFQDDAAGTHVNSEHFKKAMAEQPQYLQETPRIISRQIDGDDWDQMGEMTVA